In Dermacentor silvarum isolate Dsil-2018 chromosome 2, BIME_Dsil_1.4, whole genome shotgun sequence, the following proteins share a genomic window:
- the LOC119441094 gene encoding uncharacterized protein LOC119441094 encodes MTTLLEIVLMVALLLGIQDDAVVREPLIRKGDTIFRPIHPSAFWNTQPSMVQVKQVLFAPATKYVSRLTREAMKELGVRSVLGVTSRKELVETMLGQNRTPVHVVGLLYRNVEAGDEKSVPVSLRITFFGSHLPLDVLVQYPERILSQPEGPSAEERFPEMNTLLPIMGALQQRHLEMQAARFNASRQRLHQVWLQRFPYPSYIEHKDTKNYALVLTRFCIGMLIPFAVFVARLSDERVTGAHEILRTFVFQLFDV; translated from the exons ATGACCACGCTGCTCGAGATCGTTCTAATGGTGGCGCTGCTGCTCGGAATCCAAGACGACGCCGTGGTGCGCGAGCCTCTGATACGAAAAGGGGACACCATCTTTCGGCCCATTCACCCCAGCGCCTTCTGGAACACGCAGCCCAGCATGGTCCAAGTCAAACAG GTGCTATTTGCGCCGGCCACCAAATATGTTTCTCGGTTGACACGTGAAGCCATGAAGGAGCTGGGCGTGCGGAGCGTTCTGGGAGTGACATCGAGGAAGGAACTAGTGGAAACCATGCTGGGGCAGAACCGAACGCCCGTGCACGTGGTAGGGCTCCTGTACAGGAACGTGGAGGCCGGTGACGAGAAGAGCGTGCCCGTCAGCCTGCGGATAACCTTCTTCGGGAGCCACCTGCCTCTCGACGTGCTG GTGCAGTATCCTGAACGGATTCTGTCTCAGCCGGAGGgaccttcggctgaagaacgctTTCCGGAAATGAACACCTTGCTTCCCATCATGGGTGCGCTACAGCAGCGACACTTGGAAATGCAGGCGGCCCGGTTCAACGCTTCTCGGCAGCGGTTGCATCAAGTGTGGCTGCAGCGTTTCCCCTACCCGAGCTACATCGAGCATAAGGACACCAAGAACTATGCCCTGGTGCTGACCCGTTTCTGCATCGGCATGCTCATCCCGTTCGCCGTCTTTGTTGCCAG